The Kineothrix sp. MB12-C1 genome includes a window with the following:
- a CDS encoding cell division FtsA domain-containing protein yields MSKENSMKKYPGQMVFGLDIGTRSIVGTVGYRSGDIFYVVAQRIKEHETRAMLDGQIHDIHKVGETIKAVKEELEEAIGRRLTEACIAAAGRVLRTVNVTVDYEFGGDKEVLKEDIYALSTMGVEKGYEEFQTLNDTDMKFYCVGYSVVHYYINHYPISNPEGHKAKVLSADMIATFLPDDVVDGLYKAVGIAGLNVANTTLEPIAAIQVAIPEMYRMLNIALVDVGAGTSDISITKDGSITAFGMIPIAGDALTEEIARHCLVDFVTAEQVKRDAGEQDLVYYKDIMGLEQTITKEEVLEVVAPILQNMVLQISDKIKELNGGKSVSAVFVVGGGGKIEGYTDVLAQNLGIQKERVAVRGEEVMQKIEFMEENVKKDSLLVTPIGICLSFYEQSNNFIFVDFNGNRIKLYDNNMLTVADAALQAYFPNEGLFPKRGQELNFTVNGKARIVRGQLGETAVIRVNGQEADIYAPIHGGDKIEVISSTAGEAASMELGALNEFGDVISVIVNEKRIDLPKFASVNGTLQSEYYSIRENDVIELLNYYTIRQIVEFMDVTIDQRMNLYVNNKLADMDTRVYENFSVTWTMEELTFSELPYMEEEEEEQAVLVEQEEMNPQTSTIAVIVNGKPVAMTGKDSYVYVDVFSYIDFDLSKPRGTSVVTMLNGQTAQYMEPLHNGDIIEIYWKE; encoded by the coding sequence ATGAGCAAAGAAAACTCAATGAAAAAATATCCGGGACAAATGGTTTTTGGTTTGGACATTGGAACGAGAAGTATTGTAGGGACAGTAGGGTATCGGAGTGGAGATATCTTCTATGTGGTAGCACAGCGGATAAAAGAACATGAAACACGTGCTATGCTGGATGGGCAGATTCACGATATACATAAGGTAGGAGAGACAATAAAAGCGGTAAAAGAAGAGCTGGAGGAGGCTATTGGACGTCGGCTGACAGAAGCATGTATTGCGGCAGCGGGCCGTGTGCTTCGTACCGTGAATGTAACTGTCGATTATGAATTCGGCGGCGATAAAGAGGTATTAAAAGAAGATATTTATGCCCTTTCTACAATGGGGGTGGAAAAGGGATATGAAGAATTCCAAACGTTGAACGATACGGATATGAAGTTCTACTGCGTAGGATATTCGGTAGTTCATTATTATATCAATCATTATCCTATTTCTAATCCGGAAGGGCATAAAGCCAAGGTTCTCAGTGCTGATATGATAGCGACTTTTTTGCCTGATGATGTGGTGGATGGGTTGTATAAAGCAGTTGGTATTGCGGGACTGAACGTGGCAAATACCACATTAGAGCCTATAGCAGCGATACAAGTAGCCATTCCTGAGATGTATAGGATGCTCAACATTGCGTTAGTAGATGTGGGGGCGGGAACCTCGGATATTTCTATTACGAAAGATGGAAGTATTACTGCATTTGGTATGATTCCTATAGCCGGCGATGCGCTTACAGAGGAAATAGCCCGGCATTGCCTTGTTGACTTCGTGACGGCAGAACAGGTAAAAAGAGATGCAGGTGAGCAGGACCTTGTTTACTATAAGGATATAATGGGACTGGAGCAGACGATAACAAAGGAGGAAGTTTTGGAAGTGGTTGCTCCGATTCTTCAGAATATGGTGCTGCAAATATCGGATAAAATTAAAGAGCTAAACGGCGGGAAATCTGTGAGTGCTGTATTCGTCGTTGGAGGCGGAGGCAAAATAGAGGGTTATACGGATGTATTAGCACAGAACCTTGGTATACAGAAAGAACGCGTAGCGGTTCGTGGCGAAGAAGTCATGCAGAAGATCGAGTTCATGGAAGAAAATGTGAAAAAGGATTCCCTCTTAGTGACACCGATTGGTATTTGCCTGAGTTTTTATGAACAGAGCAATAATTTTATTTTTGTAGATTTCAATGGAAATCGGATTAAGTTATATGATAATAATATGCTGACGGTAGCAGATGCTGCTTTGCAGGCATACTTTCCCAATGAAGGTTTATTCCCGAAGCGAGGTCAGGAACTTAATTTTACCGTAAACGGCAAGGCGCGAATTGTCAGGGGGCAACTTGGTGAGACTGCGGTCATTCGGGTGAACGGTCAGGAAGCAGATATTTATGCTCCGATTCATGGAGGGGATAAAATAGAGGTAATTTCTTCTACCGCAGGGGAAGCGGCTTCCATGGAACTTGGAGCCTTGAACGAATTTGGCGATGTGATAAGTGTTATTGTCAATGAAAAGCGTATTGATTTACCTAAATTCGCAAGTGTGAACGGTACGCTGCAATCAGAGTATTACTCTATCCGGGAAAATGATGTTATCGAGTTGTTAAATTACTATACGATAAGACAGATTGTAGAATTCATGGATGTTACAATAGACCAAAGAATGAATCTGTATGTTAATAATAAGCTGGCAGACATGGATACCCGGGTATATGAGAATTTTTCTGTTACATGGACCATGGAGGAATTGACGTTTTCAGAACTTCCCTATATGGAAGAGGAGGAAGAAGAGCAGGCTGTATTGGTGGAGCAGGAGGAAATGAATCCTCAGACTTCCACAATTGCGGTAATTGTGAATGGAAAACCGGTGGCGATGACAGGAAAGGATTCTTATGTCTATGTAGATGTGTTCTCCTATATCGATTTTGACTTATCAAAGCCCCGCGGTACTTCGGTGGTAACGATGTTAAATGGGCAGACGGCACAATATATGGAGCCGTTACATAACGGTGATATCATAGAGATCTATTGGAAGGAATAA
- a CDS encoding ACT domain-containing protein translates to MKKTIITVVGKDTVGIIAKVCTYLAENEINILDISQTIVQGYFNMMMIVDTNETKKYFGDIVDDLGSLGEEIGVIIKCQKEEIFDQMHRI, encoded by the coding sequence ATGAAAAAGACAATTATTACAGTAGTGGGAAAGGATACGGTAGGTATCATCGCGAAAGTCTGCACTTATCTTGCGGAGAATGAGATTAATATTCTGGATATCTCCCAGACAATCGTACAAGGGTATTTCAATATGATGATGATTGTGGATACCAATGAAACGAAAAAGTATTTTGGAGATATTGTAGACGATTTGGGTTCATTGGGTGAAGAAATCGGTGTTATTATTAAGTGCCAGAAGGAAGAGATTTTTGACCAGATGCACAGAATATAG
- the coaE gene encoding dephospho-CoA kinase (Dephospho-CoA kinase (CoaE) performs the final step in coenzyme A biosynthesis.), whose protein sequence is MRIIGITGGIGSGKTEILSYIGKKYNCKVILADEVAHKVKEPGEDCYRELITLLGTDILIDSELPEMMPPIDRIKMAEKIFANSELLYQVNKIVHPAVKAYILDEITNEKEKGTLDFLFIEAALLIEDGYISIVDELWYIYAPEAVRRERLRQSRSYSDEKIDGIFGKQLSEEEYKRHCLVLIDNGKDRQYAYEQIDKKLEEYLWQK, encoded by the coding sequence ATGAGGATAATAGGTATTACCGGAGGCATTGGTTCCGGCAAGACAGAGATATTGTCATACATTGGAAAGAAATACAATTGCAAGGTAATTTTAGCCGATGAGGTAGCTCATAAAGTAAAGGAGCCGGGAGAAGATTGCTATAGAGAACTCATTACTCTCCTTGGAACGGATATACTTATAGATTCTGAATTACCCGAAATGATGCCGCCCATTGACCGAATTAAAATGGCGGAGAAAATCTTTGCGAATAGTGAGCTGTTATATCAGGTGAACAAAATTGTTCATCCGGCAGTTAAAGCGTATATTTTGGATGAAATAACAAATGAGAAGGAAAAGGGGACGCTAGACTTTCTTTTTATTGAGGCCGCACTTCTTATCGAAGACGGATATATAAGCATTGTGGATGAACTCTGGTACATCTACGCGCCGGAAGCGGTGAGAAGAGAACGACTAAGGCAGTCACGCTCCTACAGTGATGAAAAAATAGATGGAATCTTCGGAAAGCAGCTTTCCGAAGAGGAATATAAAAGACACTGCCTTGTACTCATCGATAATGGCAAGGATCGGCAATACGCTTATGAGCAGATTGATAAGAAATTGGAGGAATACCTGTGGCAGAAATGA
- a CDS encoding MBL fold metallo-hydrolase: MRLCSIASGSSGNCIYVGSDTTHLLVDVGISGKRTKEGLENLGVKPEEIDGIFITHEHNDHISGLGVMARKYGIPIYGTRGTLQAIKNTSSVGSIDTALFQEIEADNKVTVKDIVLNPMSISHDAAQPVAYRVCHGKQKLGIITDLGCYNDYTVECLRGMNVLLMEANHDVNMLQVGPYPYYLKKRILGDRGHLSNELCGRLLSRVLHDDMQKVILGHLSKENNLPELAYEAVRVELTMSDSGYKVGDFPIQVANRSEISELIEIA; this comes from the coding sequence ATGCGATTATGTAGTATAGCCAGCGGAAGTAGCGGAAACTGCATTTATGTGGGTTCTGATACTACACATCTGTTGGTGGATGTGGGAATCAGCGGCAAAAGAACAAAGGAAGGGTTGGAGAATCTTGGAGTAAAGCCGGAAGAAATCGATGGTATTTTTATTACCCATGAGCACAACGATCATATTAGCGGCCTCGGAGTTATGGCAAGAAAATATGGGATTCCTATTTACGGGACGAGAGGAACTCTGCAGGCAATTAAGAATACTTCATCGGTAGGCTCAATTGATACGGCATTATTCCAGGAAATTGAGGCGGATAATAAGGTTACGGTAAAGGATATCGTGTTGAATCCTATGAGTATTTCCCATGATGCCGCGCAGCCCGTGGCGTACCGTGTTTGTCATGGCAAACAAAAACTCGGTATTATTACGGATCTGGGATGTTATAACGATTATACGGTAGAATGTCTGCGGGGAATGAATGTTCTTCTGATGGAAGCGAACCACGATGTGAATATGCTTCAGGTAGGGCCTTATCCCTATTATTTGAAAAAGAGAATATTAGGAGATAGAGGCCATCTGTCCAACGAACTTTGCGGAAGGCTTTTGAGCAGGGTTTTACATGATGATATGCAGAAGGTGATTCTTGGCCATCTGAGTAAAGAAAATAATCTGCCGGAGCTTGCCTATGAGGCGGTAAGGGTAGAACTTACTATGTCGGATAGCGGATACAAAGTTGGTGATTTCCCGATACAAGTAGCGAATAGAAGCGAAATATCGGAGTTAATAGAGATTGCATAA